The DNA window TAAAAGGAACATTAAAAGAAATGGACGATTTTCATAAAAGAGAAAAAATGGTACAAAAAGGACAAATGTTGATAGATGGAAAAGGTGTACTGCGAGTAAAAGAAATTATATTAAGGGAGTTGAATAGGGGGAGAATATGAATATACTCATATTAGGTGCAGGAGTGGATCAAATTCATATGATAAAAAAAGCAAAAGACCTTGGTCATACTGTTTATACTTGTGATAGAAATAAAAATGCTCTAGGAAATAAATATGCAGATTATCCACTAGACATAGATCTAATAGATGTAGAAAGTATAAGAAAAGTTATAGTAGATAACAATATTCAAGGAATTTGTACAATGGCAAGTAATTTGGCTCCAAGAATAGTAGCAAAAATAGGTGAGGAATTTAAATTGAATACAATAGCTTATCAATCTTCTCTGAAGGCAACAGAAAAAGCTGTATTTAGAGAATTATTCAGAAATACGGATATTCCAATTGCTGAAGGTGGTAAAGTTTATACTTTTGAAGATGCATTAAAAATATGCAAAGCAATTGGTTTTCCAGTTTTATTTAAACCATCAGATGGGGCTGGATGCAGGGGAATAAGAATTGTAAGAGATAATAAAGATATACAAGAAAAATTTAAATTTTCTAAGAGTCAAAGTGATTCAGGAATTGTGGTAGTTGAAAAATATTATGAAGACCATTTAGTTTTTGGAGTCGAATCAGTAGTCAATGAAGGAAGAACTTATATTGTAGGAATTGCTGATAAAATGGTTAAGAAATATCCTGAAATAGGAACTTTAGGAATTACTTTACCAACAACATTAGATGATAAAAAAATACAAAAGGTAAAAGCAATTGTTGAAAAAATTCATAAAAAATTAGACATTAAAATGGGAGCAACCCACCTAGATTTTGTATGGGGTGATAATGAGCCTAGAATTATTGATATAGGTCCAAGACTTGCAGGAGGACCTTTGATTCATGAACTATTATATAAATTAACTGGGTTTGATATGATTCAATATGTTATCAAACAAAGTCTTGGAAAGGTTGAAAATCCTAAAATAAGAAAAATAAAAAAAGCAGGAATGAGTATACATTTTTTTTCTCCTATTTCTGGAAGATTACAAGATTTTCAAATGCCAACATTAAAAGAAAATATGACGGGTGTTTGGAGAAAAGGAAAAGGAGATATAATAGATGTGAATACTTCTAACACAGGAAGATTAGGCTATGTGACTTGTATAGATGATCATATTGAAGTGGTAAGAGAAAAAATAAAAGATTTTATATTGAATACAAGCATAACCATAGTAGATGATCATAATCAGTTAAAAAGGATTACGCCAATATTAAAAGGGTGGGTATATTGATGTATACCCATCCTTTTGAATGATGTAATTTTATTTTTTTATAGATAGTAAATTTTTATTTAAAATGTTTTGTAGATCTATGAATGATTCGATTTCATAAATATTTTCGTTATATGATTTTTTGAATTGGTTATAATATTTTTCTAGCAATATAGTGGGTGTGGTGATGTCTAAAAAGTTATGCAATAGTTTAATTAATGAGAAAAAATGATTGTGTATATTTAAATCTTTGAATACAGTACGTGCGTTGATCATTGCTGAAGAACTGTAAGTCATATATATTTTATTTTGAAGATTAGATGGATTGTTTATATATTCATTTAAATAAATTACTTCCCAAGGAATACCCTCATGCTCTAAAATATCAACACCTAATCCAGTATATTTGTACTTAGAATCAGATGGATGTTTTTTTATTAATATTTTAAAGTCTTTTAATACTTTTATAATATTCATGAGTAAGTATTTTTCTTCAATATAGGATGTTTTATGTGTAAGGGTAAAACATTGGTCAAAAAATACAATATCATAATCTTTCTTTTCATATTGATAATCAAACAGGATATTTAGTTCATTACATAGTTCATATTTCAATTTACTATCCAAGTATTTTTTTAATTCAATGTTTTTTAACGGTTTATTTAATGTACTGATATAAAGTCTTTTATCGAACAACCATATTTCTGATATTGTATTGAAATCTAGGGGATTCCTTTGAAGATTATTTTTATTTTTAAAAAATTCACTTGCTTCTTTTGGACGGTAAGTCATATAGCCTTCATCTGTTAAAATTATTTTTGTATGGTTGGGTATAGCATTCATTAAAATAGAATTGAAAATAGAGCCCCATGAAAAATAATGAAGTACATGAATACTTGTAAAATCAATTTTATCAAATTGCTGCTGGATTAGATGGAAGGGTTTATTTTTTTCTTCTATTAAAATGAGTTCATCCCAAACAGCTAATTTTTTAGAATTTATATATACTTTTTTAAGATGATGATCAGAAATTAAAATGATTTTATAATTGTCTTTATATACTGTTTTAGATAATATATATGAAACAAAAACATGATAGGGGGTTAAGCATGAAAAACAAATGGCTTTATTGTCAGTCAATAGATTCCACTCCTTATTTGGTACAATTAAATATAGGGTACCTTTTTATGAGGATATTTTTATCTATTAAATAATTAAATACTTCATGCAATAGGGTATTGATCTTCCTTTGGTCATGAATGTCATGGACTCTGAAACAACTTAAAGGTTCTGATATATATAATACTTTTCCCTTATCAATAATGTTGATGATCGTAAGCAAGTTAGCCATTATTTGATCTTCTTTTGCTACATATATACCAAACTTACCTTTTTGTATATCATTTTCAATAGCTTTTCTCTTAAATAAAGGAATACTTATTTCATCAATGAGATCAAATATTTTTGTTAATAATAAACTGATAAAAAATTTACCATTTAACATAGAGTTATTGTCAAATAGTTTTCTTTTTATATGTGTATCTTCTAAAATGGTTCCATTCTTATCTATTAATTGGCTGTAGGATGTGACGCATTGTAAATCTTTATATTTAAAAAAATAATTCATCATTATAGTGATTCTGTCTTTATGATAAATAACATCATCTTTTAAATAGCTAAGATGTTCACCAGAACTTATTTTTAAAAGTTGGCTTAGCATATCTTTATTTTGAAATAATACATCACTTCTATAGTATTGAATATTAGGATGCTTTTCTATATATTTTTGGGTTGTTTTTTTGCATTCATCATTTGAACTTTTATCAATAATAATGATTTGTATGTTTTTGTAGGTTTGATTGAGGACACTATCTAGAGCACTTTTAAAATAATCTACTCTATCATATGCTTCTATAAAAACACTGACTAAGGGAAAAATATCTTTTGCATATTCATTTAAAAATAGATCTCTATATGCTTCGTATCCATTCTTTGTATTAACGATTCCACAATCATGAATACACCAAGGGGGATTTTGTTTTGGAATTACTACTTCATATCCTCCTTTATGAAATTCAATACTTTGAGATAGATCATAAAAATGCCAACCATCAAAGAGATCTTCTCTCCAAGGAATATCATATTGGGTGATCATGATTAATCCATCGATAGCTTTTACTATTTCATATTCATTTTCTATTGTATTAAAATTTAGTAGTTCTAATTTTCCAGAATGACTATCATAAACTTTTCCATATCGAGTATTAGATTCCCACCATATTCCATTTAGAGGAATTGTTTGAGTACCTGCTACGCCTATCATTCCTATACTTTTGTGGGTTTCAAAAATATCTATAAAATCTACTATAAAATTTTTATTGATGATAAATACATCCTGGTGCATATAGACTTTATATTTAGCATCTGAATCTTTTATTGCTTGATTATATCCTTTTGTAATGCTTTCTGCATTTTTTATACACAAAGTTTCTATTGTATAGTCTTCTGGTATATAGAGATTTTTAATATATAATAATGCTTCTTCATACATTTCTTCATTATTTACACAGGTGATAAAGGCTATTTTTTTAGGACTTAACATAAATTTTCACCTTCTATGATTTTTAATAGTTCTTGAGTCTCAATATTCTGAGGATTAATCTCATAAGATTTAGATAATAAAATATTTGCATATTCGTACATATTTTTTTTACTTAATTGAGAGGATAATTGATTTAATACTTTGTCTTTTTTTATAATATTCATATGAATTATTTTTATAAGAGTATTTAAATTTAATTTAGAATCATCGATTATTTCTATTAAAGATTTTGAACTTTCTTCAATCAATATATCATTTTCAATTCTTCTTAATAAGAACTTAATTTTTGTATGATTACTATTATTTTCTTCTATAGAATTTTCTATCTTTCTTGCTTTTATAAAATATTGTTGAAATTGATATTGTTTTGTCATATTTCTTCCTGTTATATTATTTAATGAATTGATTAACTTCTTGTCAGCTTCATTTGGTTGTGTAGTTTTTCCAGTGATTGTTTCAATTGTATAATTCACGTCGTTGAACATAGTATTGATTTGTTTTAATGTGAAAAATCTAATAGGTGTTTGGTCATCATGTACCCAATTTCCATTTATCAAATTTTTAATATTGCTATAGTGCATGATATTAGGAATACTGGCTAAAATTTTTCCGTCTTTTTTCATATACATTCCTATGTTTTTTAATATTTTCCAAGGATCATATAAATGCTCTAGTATATTTCCTAATATAATATAATCAAAATAATTTTCATCGTATGGAAGTTTTTCGTTTTCTATATTTAGGCATTGTACATTAGCAAAAGACTTAGCAATTTCTAAAGCTTTTTTATTTAAATCTATTCCATATAAATTAGCTGTTTTGCAATTGTTTTTGATTTGAAGTAAAGTACCTCCGTAACCACATCCAATTTCTAATACATTGACTTTTTTAGATTGAAAATTATCCATTAAATTTATTAAATCTACTTGAATATTTGAATAATAAGAAATAGAGAAACCCCATTTTTTTTTAAATTTCTTTTTATTAACTTTAAGAATTTTAGAAAATTCATTTTTAGTTTCATTAAAAGAAACACTGCCAAAATGATGTATAAATACATCTTTACAGAGCATTAATTTGTATCCAGCTAACTTGATTCTAAAGGAATAATCATCATCTTCAAAATTTCCAGGTGAAAATCGTTCATCTAACAGCCCAATCTTTTCTACGACTTCCTTTTTAATAAGCATACAAAATCCAATTAATCTTAGTTTTTCTTCCCATTGATTTTTACTAGAAATATTGTTTTTTTTTGCAAATGTAATCATTTCTTCAATGTTATTGTAGGTAGATGGTATTGTTTGATGATTAGAACAGTTATTTGTAACAGCGCCTACAGCGCCTATATCTTTATCACTATATAAGCATTTATTCAAATTTGTAAGCCAATTAGGTGTGACAATGATATCGTTATTTAAAAGGAGGATATTATCTCCTTTTGCTATTTTTATCCCTTGATTACAACCTTTAGGAAATCCTAAATTATCTTCATTAAATATACATTGAATATCTTCTTGATTTTTTAACCATTTAGTAGTTCCATCAGTAGAGTGATTATCGATTACTATGAGTTCATAAGTGTTTTTGTCTGTATATTTTCTAATACTATTGATACAAAGTTTTGTATAATGCAATTGATTAAAAGTTAATAGTATAATACTTGTTTTCATAGTGAATCCATCCTTATTTTATATTCGTTAAAAGACATTTATGGATTATTTTGAACAAAAACCATAACATGGGTATAACCTAATAAGTTTACTACTGCTCCCATATCATTTTTAGATGTCCTCCTAGTTAAATTTTTTCCTATAATATAGTATATTTTTGGCATGAGGATTTGTCACACTTATAATGTGTTTACATAATATGAATTAGGATTAAGGAGACAACTCCTAAGTCTATATAAAGTTTAAGGAAGGAGGATCTTTATGGCTAATAATTTAGTGTTTAATAATGTGGCAGATCAATTAAAAACAAAAGTATATGGTGATAATAGTGGAACTACAAAAGCTATAGCAGTAGATAGTGATGGGAAATTACTAGTTGGCGAAATTGGTACAGTGACAACAATAGGTGAAGTGTTAAATGTACAATCAGTAGATTTAGTAGATGCAGTGTCAACGGTATCAACAGTAAGCCAAGTATTAAATGTAGCATCAGTAGACGCAGTAGATGCAGTGTCAACGGTATCAACAGTAAGCCAAGTATTAAATGTAGCATCAGTAGACGCAGTAGATGCAGTGTCAACGGTATCAACAGTAAGTCAAGTATTAAATGTAGCATCAGTAGACGCAGTAGATGCAGTGTCAACGGTATCAACAGTAAGCCAAGTATTAAATGTAGCATCAGTAGATGCCGTAGATGCAGTGTCAACGGTATCAACAGTGAGTGAAGTATTAAATGTAGCATCAGTAGATGCCGTAGATGCAGTGTCAACAGTAACTTATGTATCAGAAGTAAAATCAATTACAGATACAGTAAATATCAATGTAGTAGGGAATGGATTTGTACATGATATTGGAACAGCAGCAGCTATTGCAGCTGGTAATACAGTTACAGTATTAACGAAGGATACTTCTGAAGTGAACGTTACTTCATTCTATATAAAGAGAACGGGTGGAAGTGGAACTGTTGAAACATGGTTACAAATATCCCCAACCAATGTGGCGGCTGATTATATTGATGACCCTTATGTAGTAACTTTAACAGATGATACACCAACCATATTAGATCCACAAAGATATCTTAAGTATACAAGAGTAAGGGCAAAAGCAATAGGAGATACAGCCACTGTAGTAGCTCGTTATAATGGTCATTATTAACTAATAGGCTATCGGATGTATTCCGATAGCTATACATATGAATAAGGGGGGATGAATTTGTTATTAAGCTTATGTGTTATTACAAAAAATGAGGAAAAGAATCTTCCAAAATGTCTTGAGAGTGTAAAGGACATTGTAGATGAAATGATTGTTATAGATACAGGCTCTACGGATCATACAGTAAAAATAGCTAAAAGTTATGGAGCAAAGGTAGATTATTATCAGTGGCAGGACAATTTTAGTGATGCAAAAAACTATGCTTTTGGGCAAGCAAAAGGGGACTGGATTTTAACCATGGATGCAGATGAAGAGTTATGTGCTTCTGATAAAGAGCGAGTTTTATCATTACTAAATAATCCAGATGTAGATATATATCTTTTTCAAACACTAAGCTATCTTGGAAATAAACTAGGGCAAGAATTAGCTAGTAATC is part of the Crassaminicella profunda genome and encodes:
- a CDS encoding ATP-grasp domain-containing protein, producing the protein MNILILGAGVDQIHMIKKAKDLGHTVYTCDRNKNALGNKYADYPLDIDLIDVESIRKVIVDNNIQGICTMASNLAPRIVAKIGEEFKLNTIAYQSSLKATEKAVFRELFRNTDIPIAEGGKVYTFEDALKICKAIGFPVLFKPSDGAGCRGIRIVRDNKDIQEKFKFSKSQSDSGIVVVEKYYEDHLVFGVESVVNEGRTYIVGIADKMVKKYPEIGTLGITLPTTLDDKKIQKVKAIVEKIHKKLDIKMGATHLDFVWGDNEPRIIDIGPRLAGGPLIHELLYKLTGFDMIQYVIKQSLGKVENPKIRKIKKAGMSIHFFSPISGRLQDFQMPTLKENMTGVWRKGKGDIIDVNTSNTGRLGYVTCIDDHIEVVREKIKDFILNTSITIVDDHNQLKRITPILKGWVY
- a CDS encoding glycosyltransferase, with protein sequence MLSPKKIAFITCVNNEEMYEEALLYIKNLYIPEDYTIETLCIKNAESITKGYNQAIKDSDAKYKVYMHQDVFIINKNFIVDFIDIFETHKSIGMIGVAGTQTIPLNGIWWESNTRYGKVYDSHSGKLELLNFNTIENEYEIVKAIDGLIMITQYDIPWREDLFDGWHFYDLSQSIEFHKGGYEVVIPKQNPPWCIHDCGIVNTKNGYEAYRDLFLNEYAKDIFPLVSVFIEAYDRVDYFKSALDSVLNQTYKNIQIIIIDKSSNDECKKTTQKYIEKHPNIQYYRSDVLFQNKDMLSQLLKISSGEHLSYLKDDVIYHKDRITIMMNYFFKYKDLQCVTSYSQLIDKNGTILEDTHIKRKLFDNNSMLNGKFFISLLLTKIFDLIDEISIPLFKRKAIENDIQKGKFGIYVAKEDQIMANLLTIINIIDKGKVLYISEPLSCFRVHDIHDQRKINTLLHEVFNYLIDKNILIKRYPIFNCTK
- a CDS encoding glycosyltransferase, producing MKTSIILLTFNQLHYTKLCINSIRKYTDKNTYELIVIDNHSTDGTTKWLKNQEDIQCIFNEDNLGFPKGCNQGIKIAKGDNILLLNNDIIVTPNWLTNLNKCLYSDKDIGAVGAVTNNCSNHQTIPSTYNNIEEMITFAKKNNISSKNQWEEKLRLIGFCMLIKKEVVEKIGLLDERFSPGNFEDDDYSFRIKLAGYKLMLCKDVFIHHFGSVSFNETKNEFSKILKVNKKKFKKKWGFSISYYSNIQVDLINLMDNFQSKKVNVLEIGCGYGGTLLQIKNNCKTANLYGIDLNKKALEIAKSFANVQCLNIENEKLPYDENYFDYIILGNILEHLYDPWKILKNIGMYMKKDGKILASIPNIMHYSNIKNLINGNWVHDDQTPIRFFTLKQINTMFNDVNYTIETITGKTTQPNEADKKLINSLNNITGRNMTKQYQFQQYFIKARKIENSIEENNSNHTKIKFLLRRIENDILIEESSKSLIEIIDDSKLNLNTLIKIIHMNIIKKDKVLNQLSSQLSKKNMYEYANILLSKSYEINPQNIETQELLKIIEGENLC
- a CDS encoding DUF6385 domain-containing protein; translated protein: MANNLVFNNVADQLKTKVYGDNSGTTKAIAVDSDGKLLVGEIGTVTTIGEVLNVQSVDLVDAVSTVSTVSQVLNVASVDAVDAVSTVSTVSQVLNVASVDAVDAVSTVSTVSQVLNVASVDAVDAVSTVSTVSQVLNVASVDAVDAVSTVSTVSEVLNVASVDAVDAVSTVTYVSEVKSITDTVNINVVGNGFVHDIGTAAAIAAGNTVTVLTKDTSEVNVTSFYIKRTGGSGTVETWLQISPTNVAADYIDDPYVVTLTDDTPTILDPQRYLKYTRVRAKAIGDTATVVARYNGHY